Proteins encoded by one window of Anopheles maculipalpis chromosome 2RL, idAnoMacuDA_375_x, whole genome shotgun sequence:
- the LOC126556312 gene encoding death-associated inhibitor of apoptosis 2-like: MSTGSGLGIQQVEMPYMPEYASLDSRLRSFRNWTYGHVQDSKRLAEAGFYYAGVEDEVRCFHCDGGLRDWLVTDDPWHEHARCFAGCSFLQLVLGETYISQVLLNGAAIIADEDAASTSAQQRANIGNASSSMLLGGTYSQPLQQQHSNELTHQLKEENNRLKEERECKICLTREVGVVFCPCGHLVSCVQCAPAIYNCPVCRALITGRIRTYLS, from the exons ATGTCCACTGGAAGCGGGCTTGGAATACAGCAGGTAGAGATGCCATACATGCCGGAGTACGCATCGTTGGATTCGCGTTTACGGTCCTTTCGAAATTGGACTTACGGACACGTTCAAGATTCGAAACGATTAGCGGAGGCCGGTTTTTACTATGCGGGCGTTGAGGACGAGGTGCGCTGTTTTCACTGTGATGGGGGGCTCCGCGATTGGCTAGTGACTGATGATCCGTGGCACGAGCACGCTCGTTGCTTTGCGGGATGCAGCTTTCTGCAGCTAGTGCTGGGAGAAACTTACATCAGCCAGGTGCTGCTGAATGGAGCTGCCATCATAGCAGATGAGGACGCGGCGAGCACCAGTGCACAACAACGAGCTAACATTGGTAATGCAAGCAGTTCTATGCTGTTGGGAGGAACATATTCTCAGCcgctacagcagcagcacagcaaTGAGTTAACACATCAATTAAAGGAAGAGAACAATCGGTTGAAAGAGGAACGTGAatgtaaaatatgtttgaCACGCGAAgttggtgttgtgttttgtccCTGTGGCCATTTGG TATCATGTGTGCAGTGTGCTCCGGCTATCTACAACTGCCCGGTGTGTCGTGCCTTAATTACGGGCCGTATCCGTACATATCTTTCGTAG